One window from the genome of Amycolatopsis sp. NBC_01480 encodes:
- the dhaM gene encoding dihydroxyacetone kinase phosphoryl donor subunit DhaM, whose product MTVGIVLVSHSAKLAEGLAELAAQMAPDVRIRPAGGLPDGGGIGTDYDEVVAAVQRADSGDGVVLLYDLGSAQMTAELAVESLADPSSAVVVDAPLVEGAVAAAVAAQGGASRKAVGEAAASAGLAPDLLAVDAEADGAEEKALTLANEVGLHARPAAVLVRSLAGIDAEVSVRLGEREVDGHSVLALMSLGARQGDRIVVRASGPQAGEALAKVTALVETNFGG is encoded by the coding sequence GTGACCGTCGGAATCGTGCTCGTGTCGCACAGCGCGAAGCTGGCCGAAGGGCTGGCCGAGCTGGCGGCGCAGATGGCGCCGGACGTCCGGATCCGCCCGGCCGGCGGGCTGCCCGACGGCGGCGGGATCGGCACCGACTACGACGAGGTCGTCGCGGCCGTCCAGCGCGCCGACTCCGGCGACGGCGTGGTGCTGCTGTACGACCTGGGCAGCGCGCAGATGACGGCCGAGCTGGCGGTGGAGTCGCTGGCCGACCCGTCCTCGGCGGTGGTCGTCGACGCGCCGCTGGTGGAGGGCGCGGTGGCGGCGGCCGTGGCCGCGCAGGGCGGGGCGAGCCGCAAGGCCGTGGGCGAGGCCGCGGCGAGCGCGGGGCTGGCGCCCGACCTGCTGGCCGTGGACGCCGAGGCCGATGGTGCCGAGGAGAAGGCGCTGACGCTGGCCAACGAGGTCGGGCTGCACGCGCGCCCGGCCGCGGTGCTGGTGCGGAGCCTGGCCGGGATCGACGCCGAGGTCTCCGTGCGGCTGGGCGAGCGGGAGGTCGACGGGCACAGCGTGCTCGCGCTGATGTCGCTCGGCGCGCGCCAGGGCGACCGGATCGTCGTCCGGGCCAGCGGGCCACAGGCGGGTGAGGCGCTGGCGAAGGTGACCGCGCTGGTGGAGACGAACTTCGGGGGGTGA
- the dhaL gene encoding dihydroxyacetone kinase subunit DhaL → MGCSSEGFAAALRAAAEVVAEHRTELIELDRAIGDGDHGENLSRGFTAIVSALETEVPPTPGAVAKLAATTLISKVGGAAGPLYGTAFLRASAKLGDAAEIDVPLLLEALRAALEGVQARGKAVGGDATMVDALIPAVSAAEEAAVDASVASVLAAAADAADRGAESTVDLVPRKGRASYLGERAVGHMDPGARSTALLLRAFAEAAR, encoded by the coding sequence ATGGGCTGTTCTTCGGAAGGCTTCGCGGCCGCGCTGCGGGCCGCGGCCGAGGTCGTCGCCGAGCACCGCACCGAGCTGATCGAGCTCGACCGCGCGATCGGCGACGGCGACCACGGCGAGAACCTGAGCCGGGGCTTCACCGCGATCGTCTCGGCGTTGGAGACGGAGGTGCCGCCGACGCCGGGGGCCGTCGCGAAACTGGCCGCTACGACGTTGATCTCGAAGGTCGGCGGCGCGGCGGGACCGTTGTACGGCACGGCTTTCCTGCGTGCGTCGGCGAAGCTGGGCGACGCCGCGGAGATCGACGTGCCGCTGCTGCTCGAAGCGCTGCGGGCCGCGCTGGAAGGCGTGCAGGCGCGCGGCAAGGCGGTCGGTGGCGACGCGACGATGGTGGACGCGCTGATCCCGGCCGTTTCGGCCGCTGAGGAAGCCGCCGTCGACGCCTCGGTCGCTTCGGTGCTCGCGGCCGCGGCCGACGCGGCCGACCGCGGCGCGGAGTCCACAGTGGACCTGGTGCCGCGCAAGGGCCGCGCGTCCTACCTCGGCGAGCGCGCCGTCGGGCACATGGATCCCGGCGCCAGGTCGACGGCGTTGCTGCTTCGCGCGTTCGCGGAGGCGGCCCGGTGA
- the dhaK gene encoding dihydroxyacetone kinase subunit DhaK, with the protein MKKIINDPAAVVAESLKGLALAHADILRIQDDPAVVVRADAPVSGKVAVISGGGSGHEPLHGGFVGRGMLDAAVPGPVFTSPTPDAVQAAVAATTGPAGALLIVKNYTGDVLNFETAAELAAAEDLDVRSVVIDDDVAVKDSTFTAGRRGVGGTVLLEKITGAAAERGDSLDAVEALARKVIGQVRSIGVALTAPTVPHVGEPSFDLGPDEVEFGIGIHGEPGRERIPLEPADALVARMVEAVVSDLPYEAGDKVLLFTNSMGGTPLVELYLAHGIAERLLAERGIVVERRLVGPYITSLEMQGMSLTLLKLDDELTELWDVPVWTPALRWGI; encoded by the coding sequence ATGAAGAAGATCATCAACGATCCGGCCGCAGTGGTCGCGGAGTCGCTCAAGGGCCTCGCGCTCGCCCACGCGGACATCCTTCGGATACAGGACGATCCCGCTGTGGTCGTCCGGGCCGACGCGCCGGTTTCCGGCAAAGTCGCGGTGATCTCCGGTGGCGGGTCCGGCCACGAGCCGTTGCACGGCGGGTTCGTCGGCCGCGGCATGCTCGACGCGGCGGTGCCGGGCCCGGTCTTCACCTCGCCGACGCCGGACGCGGTGCAGGCCGCCGTCGCCGCGACCACCGGGCCCGCCGGGGCGTTGCTGATCGTCAAGAACTACACCGGCGACGTGCTCAACTTCGAGACCGCCGCCGAGCTGGCCGCGGCCGAAGACCTCGACGTGCGCAGCGTGGTGATCGACGACGACGTCGCGGTGAAGGACTCGACGTTCACCGCCGGGCGGCGCGGGGTGGGCGGCACGGTGCTGCTGGAGAAGATCACCGGCGCGGCGGCGGAGCGCGGCGACTCGCTGGACGCGGTGGAAGCGCTGGCGCGCAAGGTGATCGGGCAGGTGCGCTCGATCGGCGTGGCGCTGACCGCGCCGACGGTGCCACACGTCGGCGAGCCGAGTTTCGACCTCGGCCCGGACGAGGTCGAGTTCGGCATCGGCATCCACGGCGAGCCCGGCCGCGAGCGCATCCCGCTCGAACCGGCCGACGCGCTGGTCGCCCGGATGGTCGAAGCCGTCGTCTCGGACCTGCCGTACGAGGCGGGCGACAAGGTGCTGCTGTTCACCAATTCGATGGGCGGCACCCCGCTGGTGGAGCTGTACCTCGCGCACGGGATCGCCGAGCGGCTGCTGGCGGAGCGTGGGATCGTGGTGGAACGCAGGCTCGTCGGCCCGTACATCACCAGTCTCGAGATGCAGGGGATGAGCCTGACGCTGCTGAAACTGGACGACGAGCTGACCGAGCTGTGGGACGTGCCCGTGTGGACGCCCGCGCTGCGGTGGGGGATCTGA
- a CDS encoding sodium:solute symporter family protein, with product MHVLADANLRLDASAIDYIELAFYFVLVLGIGYLARRQVSSSLDFFLSGRSLPAWVTGLAFISANLGAVEVMGMSANGAQYGLPTVHYFWIGAIPAMLFLGLVMMPFYYGSKVRSVPEFMRRRFGNVAHLVNGISFAAAQILIAGANLFLLASVVKLLLGWDLWISIVIAAVIVLSYTALGGLSAAIYNEVLQFFVIVAALLPLTIVGLVKVGGWQGLVNKVTGSPGGTAQLHSWPGDNLTGFGNNFLSVLGIVFGLGFVLSFGYWTTNFVEVQRAMASKSMSAARRTPIIGAFPKMLVPFIVIIPGMIAAVTVPEYLHDKGILLQGGSAPSGVTFNNALLLLMRDLLPNGMLGIAIAGLLASFMAGMAANLSAFNSVFTYDIWQAYVKKDKPDGYYLRLGRGVTAGGTILAIGTAFIASNSGNILNYLQDLFSFFNAPLFATFILGMFWKRMTASAGWIGLVAGTVSAILIWSLSQAGIIGLTGQGISFVAAGAAFVVDIVVSVGVSMVTRPKADSELVGLVYSLTPRASLKHDDSGENSGWYRKPGLLAGIVLAVTIVLNVIF from the coding sequence GTGCACGTCCTTGCCGACGCGAACCTGCGACTCGACGCTAGTGCTATCGACTACATCGAGTTGGCGTTCTATTTCGTGCTGGTGCTCGGCATCGGTTATCTGGCCAGAAGGCAGGTGTCGAGCAGTCTCGACTTCTTCCTCTCCGGACGGTCGCTGCCGGCCTGGGTGACCGGGCTGGCGTTCATTTCGGCGAACCTCGGCGCGGTCGAGGTGATGGGCATGTCGGCCAACGGTGCCCAGTACGGCCTGCCGACCGTGCATTACTTCTGGATCGGCGCCATTCCGGCGATGCTGTTCCTGGGCCTGGTCATGATGCCGTTCTACTACGGCTCCAAGGTCCGCAGCGTGCCCGAGTTCATGCGCCGCCGGTTCGGCAACGTCGCGCACCTGGTCAACGGCATCAGTTTCGCCGCCGCGCAGATCCTGATCGCCGGCGCGAACCTGTTCCTGCTGGCCAGCGTGGTGAAGCTGCTGCTCGGCTGGGACCTGTGGATCTCGATCGTCATCGCGGCGGTCATCGTGCTCTCCTACACCGCGCTCGGCGGCCTGTCCGCGGCGATCTACAACGAGGTGCTGCAGTTCTTCGTGATCGTCGCCGCGCTGCTGCCGCTGACCATCGTCGGCCTGGTGAAGGTCGGCGGCTGGCAGGGCCTGGTCAACAAGGTCACCGGCAGCCCGGGCGGTACCGCGCAGCTGCATTCGTGGCCGGGTGACAACCTGACCGGCTTCGGCAACAACTTCCTTTCGGTGCTGGGCATCGTCTTCGGCCTCGGCTTCGTGCTCTCCTTCGGCTACTGGACCACGAACTTCGTGGAGGTCCAGCGGGCCATGGCGTCGAAGAGCATGTCGGCCGCGCGGCGCACGCCGATCATCGGCGCGTTCCCGAAGATGCTGGTCCCGTTCATCGTGATCATCCCCGGCATGATCGCCGCGGTCACGGTGCCGGAGTACTTGCACGACAAGGGAATCCTGCTCCAGGGCGGCAGCGCGCCGAGCGGTGTCACGTTCAACAACGCACTGCTGCTGCTGATGCGCGACCTGCTGCCCAACGGCATGCTCGGCATCGCGATCGCCGGTCTGCTCGCCTCGTTCATGGCCGGTATGGCAGCCAACCTGAGCGCGTTCAACTCCGTGTTCACGTACGACATCTGGCAGGCGTACGTCAAGAAGGACAAGCCGGACGGCTACTACCTGCGGCTCGGCCGCGGCGTCACCGCGGGCGGCACGATCCTGGCGATCGGCACCGCGTTCATCGCGTCGAACTCGGGCAACATCCTGAACTACCTGCAGGACCTGTTCTCCTTCTTCAACGCGCCACTGTTCGCCACCTTCATCCTCGGCATGTTCTGGAAGCGGATGACGGCCAGCGCGGGCTGGATCGGCCTGGTGGCCGGTACCGTGTCGGCGATCCTGATCTGGAGCCTTTCGCAGGCCGGGATCATCGGGCTGACCGGCCAGGGCATCAGCTTCGTGGCCGCCGGCGCGGCGTTCGTGGTGGACATCGTGGTCAGCGTCGGCGTCTCGATGGTCACGCGGCCGAAGGCGGACAGCGAGCTGGTCGGGCTGGTCTACTCGCTGACCCCGCGCGCTTCGCTGAAGCACGACGACAGCGGCGAGAACTCGGGCTGGTACCGCAAGCCGGGCCTGCTGGCCGGCATCGTGCTCGCCGTGACCATCGTCCTCAACGTCATCTTCTAG